A stretch of Henckelia pumila isolate YLH828 chromosome 4, ASM3356847v2, whole genome shotgun sequence DNA encodes these proteins:
- the LOC140861704 gene encoding uncharacterized protein: MVQNTVQFGAMTIDDPYAHLKNFLEICDTFKKQGVSDDAICLRLFPFSLRDKAKAWLTNLPAGSITTWDDLAKAFLTKYFPPSKSMKLRADITTFAQGEQETLYEAWERYKDLLRRCPHHELPDGLVVQTFYYGLPHSNCTMLDAVASVNLLHKSPEDGYELIEDMAYSSYHSQSDRNAARRSAGIHQVDAFTSVAAQLENTSRNIVKLEIHHINQREACLKKAKLDSQLAKFLEVFKKLNINISFADALMQMPSYAKFLKEILSNKRKLEEHAMISLTENCSALVQNKIPPKQKDPGSFSIPCVINDVQFHKSLCDLGASINLMSYSVFRKLSLGEPKSTRMSLQLADRSIKYPRGIIEDVLVKVDKFIFSMDFVVLDMEEDLDATYSGKNFPGNRKNTNRCPKGRNTSESGRG; the protein is encoded by the exons ATGGTGCAAAACACAGTCCAGTTTGGTGCGATGACAATCGATGACCCATATGCTCACCTGAAAAATTTTCTAGAAATCTGTGACACTTTCAAGAAGCAGGGAGTTTCTGATGACGCTATTTGTTTGCGTTTATTCCCTTTTTCGTTACGAGATAAGGCTAAAGCATGGCTAACGAATCTACCTGCAGGTTCCATCACCACTTGGGATGATCTCGCAAAAGCTTTCCTAACCAAATACTTCCCACCATCTAAATCAATGAAGCTAAGAGCTGACATCACAACCTTTGCTCAAGGAGAACAGGAAACGCTATATGAAGCATGGGAGCGCTACAAAGATCTATTGAGGAGATGCCCACACCACGAACTACCAGACGgtcttgtggtacaaactttttattatGGTCTTCCTCACTCTAATTGCACCATGTTAGATGCAGTTGCAAGTGTTAATTTGTTACATAAATCACCGGAAGATGGATATGAGTTAATTGAGGATATGGCATACAGTAGCTATCACTCTCAATCCGACAGGAATGCAGCCAGGAGATCAGCAGGAATTCATCAAGTAGATGCATTCACCTCAGTAGCAGCTCAGCTTGAG AACACTTCGCGAAATATTGTCAAACTGGAAATCCATCATATCAACCAGAGGGAGGCATG CCTCAAGAAGGCCAAGCTAGATTCTCAGTTGGCTAAATTCCTAGAAGTattcaagaaattgaatatAAATATTTCCTTTGCCGATGCATTGATGCAAATGCCCAGTTACGCCAAATTCTTGAAGGAGATTCTCTCCAACAAAAGAAAATTGGAGGAGCATGCAATGATCAGTCTTACCGAAAATTGTTCAGCACTAGTTCAGAACAAGATCCCACCGAAGCAAAAAGATCCAGGAAGTTTCTCTATCCCTTGTGTTATTAATGATGTGCAATTTCATAAATCTTTGTGTGATTTAGGTGCTagcataaatttaatgtcatattctgTTTTCAGGAAACTGAGCTTGGGAGAGCCGAAGTCCACCAGGATGTCGTTGCAATTGGCTGACAGGTCTATAAAATACCCCAGAGGGATAATAGAGGATGTTCTGGTGAAAGTCGACAAGTTCATAttttcgatggattttgtggtACTTGATATGGAGGAAGACTTGGATGCCACTTATTCTGGGAAGAACTTTCCTGGCAACAGGAAAAACACTAATCGATGTCCAAAAGGGAGAAATACATCTGAGAGTGGGAGAGGATAA
- the LOC140866220 gene encoding pumilio homolog 9-like: MDDKRASAGDIRQPSLEDFKGKVISEAMNPLRFELLIKKLGEMIPEDIEMIFLEVKAHVGMLMIHEFGSEVIQKFFAVCEEEQMNMVVSSIAVDSGLLMAICLNSWGSRSMLKLLDCLTTRTQLDYVMWALEKIIVPLANHPIGSTVIRQCFIVFPGPEAEPLLGMIAQHLLEIIYSEIGSRLVQAIISNAFTLRGQRRIVSGIMLNLRYLSMHQFGSHVVMHLIGLGSMQETMIYILRGCFDFLSANKYASNVVKKFIEASEGTGRHMIIDEIFNSPVFSRILQNPYGYSVIQFAKEYSTGTVLGQTSNQHPVVQSTEEHSVGIVRQTLGHLIQHSDHLNGPCPRKNSLPNKRRNHVRITKNHFLLFKRRKRKKNKRILEMLKEKFVCN, from the exons ATGGATGACAAACGCGCTTCAGCCGGAGATATTCGTCAGCCATCTTTAGAAGATTTTAAGGGCAAGGTGATTTCGGAAGCTATGAATCCACTCCGCTTCGAGTTATTGATTAAGAAACTCGGAGAAATGATACCGGAAGACATCGAAATGATTTTTTTAGAGGTGAAAGCTCACGTAGGGATGCTGATGATCCATGAGTTCGGTAGCGAAGTCATTCAAAAATTTTTTGCTGTCTGCGAAGAGGAACAGATGAACATGGTGGTTTCCTCGATCGCTGTTGATTCAGGTTTACTCATGGCTATCTGTCTCAACTCTTGGGGATCACGGTCCATGCTGAAACTTCTTGATTGTCTCACAACTCGGACCCAACTAGATTATGTGATGTGGGCCCTAGAAAAGATCATCGTTCCGCTCGCCAACCACCCCATTGGTTCTACCGTTATTCGCCAATGCTTCATTGTCTTCCCCGGTCCAGAAGCTGAG CCGTTACTTGGAATGATAGCCCAACATTTGCTCGAAATTATCTACAGCGAAATCGGATCCCGCCTTGTACAAGCGATCATATCAAATGCCTTTACTTTGAGGGGCCAAAGGCGTATTGTCTCGGGAATAATGCTAAATTTACGTTATCTGTCTATGCATCAATTCGG GAGTCATGTAGTCATGCATCTTATAGGATTGGGGAGTATGCAAGAAACTATGATATATATCTTGAGAGGGTGTTTCGATTTTTTGTCGGCTAACAAATATGCAAGCAATGTTGTAAAGAAATTCATTGAGGCATCCGAAGGAACAGGCCGACATATGATAATCGATGAGATATTTAACAGTCCTGTTTTCTCGAGGATCCTACAAAATCCATATGGCTACTCTGTTATCCAATTCGCCAAAGAATACTCTACG GGGACTGTTCTTGGCCAGACTTCAAATCAACACCCTGTTGTCCAATCTACTGAGGAGCACTCTGTG GGAATTGTTCGCCAGACATTGGGTCATCTGATCCAACACTCTGATCACTTGAATGGCCCGTGCCCTCGAAAGAATTCTCTGCCGAATAAGAGGAGGAATCACGTTCGGATAACTAAGAATCACTTTCTGCTCTTCAAGAGAAGAAagaggaagaagaacaagagAATTCTGGAAATGTTGAAGGAAAAGTTTGTGTGTAATTGA